Proteins encoded together in one Quercus lobata isolate SW786 chromosome 3, ValleyOak3.0 Primary Assembly, whole genome shotgun sequence window:
- the LOC115979341 gene encoding heme-binding protein 2-like translates to MFLAIIVLYFYFSNSCNLVHYGHAIESPQYTVVHSESDFEVRLYTESSWMSAPVLGTTSFDFKESTKDDFHRLYEYIHGGNLNSSHIVMTAPVLTSINSSSSSGSDYFVRFYIPAKYGGNPPQPNPELNVQLVKWKSHCIAVRKFTGFANDDEINKEIEALVNSLNKQKSGKAAILEDKSYYSVAQYNASHHLSGRLNEVWINVSGFTAEGCPNYQGNY, encoded by the exons atgttcCTCGCAATAATAGTACTCTACTTTTACTTCAGTAATAGTTGTAACCTCGTACACTACGGCCACGCCATCGAATCGCCACAGTACACAGTGGTGCACTCAGAATCAGATTTCGAGGTAAGACTATACACTGAATCCTCGTGGATGTCTGCTCCTGTCCTAGGAACAACCTCCTTCGACTTCAAGGAGTCCACCAAAGATGATTTTCACAG GTTGTATGAATACATTCATGGTGGAAACCTAAACTCTTCTCACATTGTGATGACTGCTCCTGTCTTGACAAGCATTAACTCATCATCATCTAGCGGGTCTGACTATTTTGTAAGGTTTTATATCCCAGCAAAGTATGGTGGAAACCCTCCACAGCCCAATCCTGAACTGAATGTGCAGCTTGTCAAGTGGAAAAGTCATTGCATAGCAGTTAGAAAGTTTACCGGATTTGCTAACGATgatgaaattaataaagaaattgaagCTCTTGTAAACAGCCTAAATAAGCAGAAGAGTGGAAAGGCAGCAATATTGGAAGATAAAAGTTACTACTCCGTTGCCCAATACAATGCTTCACATCACCTTTCTGGACGCTTAAATGAAGTGTGGATCAATGTGTCCGGTTTTACAGCAGAGGGATGTCCAAACTATCAAGGGAACTATTGA